In Paracholeplasma morum, the genomic stretch ATATTGAAGTGTTAACTGCCGAAAAAGAGGAACTGAAAGACAACTTCTTAAGAGAACGTGCTGAATTAGAGAACTTCAAGAAACGTACACATCAAGAACGCATTAACGAACGTAAATATGCTTCACAAAAGGTTATTGAAGCTTTAATCAATCCAATTGACCAACTTAAAATAGTCACTGGAATGGAAGTGGATAATGACTTACTAAGAAATTACCTCATCGGATTTAAAATGATTAATGACCAACTGTTCCAAATCCTGGAAGAAGAGGGCTTAAAAGTGATTGATGCACTCAATCAACCATTTGATCCAAACTACCATCATGCAATTGATAAGGTAAATGA encodes the following:
- a CDS encoding nucleotide exchange factor GrpE, whose protein sequence is MDDIKKDVEIEESKEKKKSEKVKLKDQIEKLMKDIEVLTAEKEELKDNFLRERAELENFKKRTHQERINERKYASQKVIEALINPIDQLKIVTGMEVDNDLLRNYLIGFKMINDQLFQILEEEGLKVIDALNQPFDPNYHHAIDKVNDKDKPNGICVQVTQTGYMYKERIIRPAMVKVNEWSDENGNN